The Benincasa hispida cultivar B227 chromosome 9, ASM972705v1, whole genome shotgun sequence genome has a segment encoding these proteins:
- the LOC120085726 gene encoding protein transport protein Sec61 subunit alpha-like: MGGGFRVLHLVRPFLSFLPEVQSADRKIPFREKVIYTVIALFIFLVCSQLPLYGIHSTTGADPFYWMRVILASNRGTVMELGITPIVTSGMVMQLLVGSKIIEVDNNVREDRALLNGAQKLLGILIAVGEAVAYVLSGMYGSVSQLGVGNAILIIVQLCFAGIVVICLDELLQKGYGLGSGISLFIATNMCENIIWKAFSPTTINSGRGAEFEGAVIALFHLLITRTDKVRALREAFYRQNLPNVTNLLATVLIFLIVVYFQGFRVVLPVRSKNSRGQQGSYPIKLFYTSNMPIILHSALVSNLYFISQLLYRKYSGNFLVNLLGIWKESEYSNGQSIPVGGLAYYITPPSSLADMAANPFHALFYLVFMLSACALFSKTWIEVSGSSARDVAKQLKEQQMVMPGHRESNLQKELNRYIPTAAAFGGMCIGALTVLADFMGAIGSGTGILLAVTIIYQYFETFEKEKVSELGLFGF; this comes from the exons ATGGGTGGTGGGTTTAGAGTCCTTCATCTGGTCAGGCCGTTCCTTTCGTTTCTCCCTGAGGTGCAGAGTGCCGATCGGAAAATTCCATTCAGAGAGAAGGTTATTTATACTGTCATCGCCCTCTTCATCTTCTTGGTATGCAGCCAGCTTCCTCTGTATGGGATTCACTCCACCACAGGTGCAGATCCATTTTATTGGATGCGTGTGATCCTCGCTTCCAATCGTGGTACTGTCATGGAGCTTGGGATCACCCCGATCGTCACATCTGGGATGGTGATGCAACTTCTGGTCGGGTCCAAGATTATTGAAGTCGACAACAATGTGCGGGAGGACCGGGCTCTCTT AAATGGTGCACAGAAATTGTTGGGCATCCTGATAGCCGTTGGTGAGGCAGTTGCATATGTTCTTTCGGGAATGTATGGTAGCGTTAGCCAACTTGGCGTGGGAAATGCTATTCTTATAATTGTTCAGCTGTGCTTTGCTGGTATTGTTGTCATATGCTTGGATGAGCTTCTCCAGAAGGGATATGGTTTAGGATCTGGAATTTCCCTCTTCATAGCAACCAACATGTG TGAGAACATTATTTGGAAGGCATTTAGTCCGACCACCATTAACAGTGGAAGAGGAGCTGAATTTGAAGGAGCTGTGATTGCATTATTCCATCTGCTGATTACCCGAACAGACAAAGTTCGTGCATTGCGGGAAGCATTCTATAGGCAGAATCTTCCTAATGTGACAAATCTGCTTGCTACAGTTTTAATCTTCTTAATTGTTGTCTACTTCCAAGGGTTCCGGGTGGTTCTGCCTGTGAGGTCAAAGAACTCTCGTGGGCAACAGGGTTCTTACCCAATTAAGCTTTTCTACACCTCCAATATGCCAATTATCCTTCACTCTGCTCTTGTTTCCAACCTTTACTTCATCTCTCAG TTACTGTACAGGAAGTACAGTGGGAACTTTCTGGTGAATCTTCTGGGTATATGGAAAGAATCTGAGTATTCAAACGGCCAATCCATCCCTGTTGGTGGCCTTGCTTATTACATCACCCCACCATCAAG CTTAGCTGATATGGCAGCCAATCCCTTccatgctttgttctatcttgTCTTTATGCTATCAGCATGTGCACTCTTCTCAAAAACTTGGATTGAAGTTTCTGGTTCCTCTGCCAGAGATGTGGCCAAGCAGCTGAAG GAACAACAAATGGTCATGCCTGGACACCGTGAATCTAACTTACAGAAAGAGTTGAACCGTTACATACCCACAGCTGCAGCATTTGGAGGAATGTGCATTGGTGCATTGACCGTGTTGGCTGATTTCATGGGAGCAATCGGTTCTGGAACTGGAATTTTACTTGCAGTGACAATTATCTATCAGTATTTCGAGACCTTCGAGAAGGAGAAAGTCAGTGAACTGGGTCTGTTtggtttttaa